From Actinoplanes oblitus, a single genomic window includes:
- a CDS encoding carboxylate--amine ligase/circularly permuted type 2 ATP-grasp protein produces MTESLPVLAPASPDTETLTLGAEEELHVVDLTTRELVPRAPEVLDRLDPEHFSAELHRSVVETNTPVSTTLDGLREGITERRRTALAVAGSLGLGLVAAGTVPLVDLDALPVTPTNRYRRMLHEYQMLVREQLICGAQVHVGVPDRDEAVAVAQRVAPALPVLLALSASSPYWMGEDSGYASVRSLVWSRWPTAGDSGVLSSAAEHDQLVGDLIASGTITDPKMVYFDVRPSAHVPTVELRVTDACPDVDTVVLLAGLFRALVRRARDEYRAGLPQLTVPPPLHRAAMWRAARSGLEGDLLDLPRSPVPVPAAVAVEHLVGELRPDLEALGDWEQVSDLSERALSRGSSASRQRRALTRRGRIADVVDLLVTETGGGFPKAGPAAPVRLAPYTLTGDEAFPDGIAPEYAGIVPALTALGATGLRHREDARDEEQRANGVTFSVAGEAATRLFPFDLVPRVVPADDWTALTAGLTQRVRALNAFLADVYDTRQIVADGVVPEWVIDGSPELRASGALSSGPGVRAQVAGVDLVRDVDGRWCVLEDNLRVPSGIAYAMQNRRLTESILPELPRPGNLIPVDDTPRLLKEALLASAPGDDPALVVLSQGPDDSAWFEHRMLAEAMGVPVVRSTELFVEDGRVHRLRDGKRYPVDVIYLRMGEDSLVHSPGADGMPLGPSLVAALHARTVRLANSLGNGIGDDKAVYAYAGRMIEYYLNEKPLLADVPTYLCGLPEQRAEVLSRLDELVCKPVDGYGGDRIVIGPHATADELDALRRQIRTAPHRWVAQDLVRLSTHPVFDGHQLAPRHVDLRAFVFTGDRPVVAPAALTRVAPAGSMIVNSSRGGGSKDTWLLA; encoded by the coding sequence ATGACGGAGTCCCTGCCGGTCCTTGCCCCTGCGAGCCCGGACACCGAGACGCTCACGCTCGGTGCCGAGGAGGAGTTGCACGTCGTCGACCTGACCACCCGTGAACTGGTGCCGCGGGCGCCCGAGGTGCTCGACCGGCTCGACCCGGAGCACTTCTCGGCCGAGCTGCACCGCTCGGTGGTGGAGACGAACACCCCGGTCAGCACCACCCTCGACGGCCTGCGCGAGGGGATCACGGAGCGCCGCCGGACCGCGCTCGCGGTCGCCGGGTCGCTCGGGCTGGGCCTGGTCGCGGCCGGCACCGTTCCGCTGGTCGACCTGGACGCGCTGCCGGTCACCCCGACCAACCGGTACCGCCGGATGCTGCACGAGTATCAGATGCTCGTCCGGGAGCAGCTGATCTGCGGCGCCCAGGTGCACGTCGGCGTGCCGGACCGGGACGAGGCGGTGGCGGTGGCCCAGCGGGTCGCCCCGGCGCTGCCGGTGCTGCTGGCCCTGTCGGCCAGCTCGCCCTACTGGATGGGCGAGGACTCCGGGTACGCCAGTGTCCGCTCCCTGGTCTGGTCGCGCTGGCCGACCGCCGGCGACAGCGGCGTGCTGTCCTCCGCGGCGGAGCACGACCAGCTGGTCGGCGACCTGATCGCGTCCGGGACGATCACCGACCCGAAGATGGTCTACTTCGACGTCCGGCCGTCCGCGCACGTGCCCACCGTGGAGTTGCGGGTCACCGACGCCTGCCCGGACGTGGACACCGTGGTGCTGCTGGCCGGCCTGTTCCGGGCCCTGGTCCGCCGGGCCCGCGACGAGTACCGGGCCGGCCTCCCCCAGCTCACCGTCCCGCCGCCGCTGCACCGCGCGGCGATGTGGCGGGCCGCCCGCTCCGGCCTGGAGGGCGACCTGCTCGACCTGCCCCGCTCCCCGGTCCCGGTGCCGGCCGCCGTCGCCGTCGAGCACCTGGTCGGCGAGCTGCGCCCGGACCTCGAGGCGCTGGGCGACTGGGAGCAGGTCAGCGACCTGTCGGAGCGGGCGCTGAGCCGGGGCAGCTCGGCGTCGCGGCAACGGCGCGCCCTGACCCGGCGGGGCCGGATCGCCGACGTCGTGGACCTGCTGGTCACCGAGACCGGCGGCGGCTTCCCGAAGGCCGGCCCGGCGGCGCCGGTCCGGCTGGCCCCCTACACGCTGACCGGCGACGAGGCCTTCCCGGACGGGATCGCCCCGGAGTACGCCGGGATCGTCCCGGCGCTGACCGCGCTCGGCGCCACCGGCCTGCGGCACCGCGAGGACGCCCGGGACGAGGAGCAGCGGGCCAACGGGGTGACGTTCAGCGTGGCGGGCGAGGCGGCCACCCGGCTCTTCCCGTTCGACCTGGTGCCGCGGGTGGTCCCGGCGGACGACTGGACGGCGCTGACCGCCGGGCTCACCCAGCGGGTCCGGGCCCTGAACGCGTTCCTGGCCGACGTCTACGACACCCGGCAGATCGTGGCCGACGGCGTCGTACCGGAATGGGTGATCGACGGCTCCCCGGAGCTGCGGGCCAGCGGCGCGCTCTCCTCCGGGCCCGGCGTGCGGGCGCAGGTGGCCGGCGTCGACCTGGTCCGGGACGTGGACGGCCGGTGGTGCGTGCTGGAGGACAACCTGCGGGTGCCGTCCGGGATCGCGTACGCCATGCAGAACCGCCGGCTGACCGAGAGCATCCTGCCCGAGCTGCCCCGGCCCGGGAACCTGATCCCGGTGGACGACACGCCCCGCCTTCTCAAGGAGGCGCTGCTGGCCTCGGCCCCCGGCGACGACCCGGCGCTCGTCGTGCTCAGCCAGGGACCCGACGACTCGGCGTGGTTCGAGCACCGGATGCTGGCCGAGGCGATGGGCGTGCCGGTGGTGCGCAGCACCGAGCTGTTCGTCGAGGACGGCCGGGTGCACCGGCTGCGGGACGGCAAGCGGTACCCGGTGGACGTGATCTACCTGCGGATGGGTGAGGACAGCCTGGTGCACTCCCCCGGCGCGGACGGGATGCCGCTGGGCCCGAGCCTGGTCGCGGCGCTGCACGCGCGGACCGTCAGGCTGGCGAACTCGCTGGGCAACGGGATCGGCGACGACAAGGCGGTCTACGCGTACGCCGGCCGGATGATCGAGTACTACCTGAACGAGAAGCCGCTGCTGGCGGACGTGCCGACCTACCTCTGCGGGCTGCCGGAGCAGCGAGCCGAGGTGCTGTCCCGGCTGGACGAGCTGGTCTGCAAGCCGGTCGACGGGTACGGCGGGGACCGGATCGTGATCGGCCCGCACGCCACCGCCGACGAGCTGGACGCGCTGCGCCGGCAGATCCGCACCGCCCCGCACCGCTGGGTGGCGCAGGACCTGGTCCGGCTCTCCACCCACCCGGTGTTCGACGGGCACCAGCTCGCGCCCCGGCACGTGGACCTGCGCGCCTTCGTCTTCACCGGCGACCGCCCGGTGGTCGCTCCGGCCGCGCTCACCCGGGTGGCGCCGGCCGGCTCCATGATCGTCAACTCGTCGCGTGGCGGCGGCTCCAAAGACACCTGGTTGCTGGCCTGA
- a CDS encoding S9 family peptidase — MLDRADVTLLPAFSLLPAAVAGSWSPALSPDGRHAAYVSDRDGMPAVWVQPVGGELAFPIALGHPVSAVAWSSGGGWLACQLAPGGGPRQEVWLVRPDGSDPHQVAGFGADTADDMRWLPGRPVLALTENLTSAVLIDVVSGTRTVVSTGDLISLRDVDPSGRFALLRQGPRGARVILLEDLISGTTKQVARGEQAVFAPGGDSVYVRDEEGEFPVLRRDDVVLAGGPAPARRPGPAGEPSEVESFAVTADGRTVAVLWNVRGGESALELLTSGGSRTVPLPGPVVSGLTWSHDGSTLAFTAEGPGQPHGVWACDSDGTNLRAVSAEPPGDGTVRPTLEKVTAHDGLTLTGWLFTPPGDGPHPAVVWLHGGPEAQERPGHGPLFQALVRRGIAVFAPNVRGSSGFGRSFVNADNGPLRYDAIEDVRSCVRHLRDSGLAGRVGLMGRSYGGYLTLAALCAFPALFEVGVDICGMSNFQTFYRHTEPWIAAAAISKYGDPVTDAALLHDLSPIHQIDRLRAPLLVVHGENDTNVPVIEAEQVVAALAARGLPHRYLLFPGEGHELLHQTSRATFLRETLDWLTEHLLT, encoded by the coding sequence TTGCTCGATCGCGCCGACGTGACGCTCCTGCCGGCGTTCTCCCTCCTGCCGGCGGCCGTCGCGGGAAGCTGGTCGCCGGCGTTGTCGCCGGACGGGCGGCACGCGGCCTACGTCTCGGACCGCGACGGGATGCCGGCCGTCTGGGTCCAGCCGGTCGGCGGGGAGCTGGCCTTCCCGATCGCTCTCGGCCATCCGGTGAGCGCCGTGGCCTGGTCGTCCGGCGGCGGCTGGCTGGCCTGCCAGCTCGCCCCGGGCGGCGGGCCCCGGCAGGAGGTGTGGCTGGTCCGGCCGGACGGGTCGGATCCGCACCAGGTGGCCGGTTTCGGGGCGGACACCGCCGACGACATGCGGTGGCTGCCCGGGCGCCCGGTGCTCGCCCTGACCGAGAACCTGACCAGCGCCGTCCTGATCGACGTGGTGTCCGGCACCCGGACCGTGGTCAGCACCGGCGACCTGATCTCCCTGCGCGACGTCGACCCGAGCGGCCGGTTCGCGCTGCTCCGCCAAGGCCCCCGGGGCGCCCGCGTCATTCTCCTCGAAGATCTGATTTCCGGTACGACGAAGCAGGTCGCCCGCGGCGAACAGGCGGTCTTCGCCCCCGGCGGCGACAGCGTGTACGTGCGTGACGAGGAGGGGGAGTTCCCGGTCCTGCGGCGAGACGACGTGGTGCTCGCCGGTGGCCCCGCCCCCGCTCGCCGGCCCGGCCCGGCCGGCGAGCCGTCGGAGGTCGAGTCGTTCGCGGTGACAGCGGACGGGCGGACGGTCGCGGTGCTGTGGAACGTGCGCGGCGGTGAGTCCGCGCTGGAGCTGCTGACCTCCGGCGGGTCCCGGACGGTGCCGCTGCCCGGGCCGGTCGTCTCCGGGCTCACCTGGAGCCACGACGGGTCCACGCTGGCCTTCACCGCCGAGGGACCGGGCCAGCCGCACGGGGTGTGGGCCTGCGACAGCGACGGCACCAACCTGCGGGCCGTCTCCGCCGAGCCGCCCGGGGACGGCACCGTGCGGCCGACGCTGGAGAAGGTCACCGCGCACGACGGCCTGACCCTGACCGGCTGGCTGTTCACGCCGCCCGGGGACGGGCCGCACCCGGCGGTCGTGTGGCTGCACGGCGGACCGGAGGCGCAGGAGCGGCCCGGTCACGGCCCGCTCTTCCAGGCCCTGGTGCGGCGCGGCATCGCGGTCTTCGCCCCGAACGTGCGCGGCTCGTCCGGGTTCGGCCGCAGCTTCGTGAACGCTGACAACGGGCCGCTGCGGTACGACGCGATCGAGGACGTCCGGTCGTGTGTCAGGCACCTGCGCGACTCCGGTCTCGCCGGGCGGGTGGGGTTGATGGGCCGCTCCTACGGTGGCTACCTGACACTGGCGGCGCTGTGCGCCTTTCCCGCGCTGTTCGAGGTCGGTGTCGACATCTGCGGCATGTCGAACTTCCAGACCTTCTACCGGCACACCGAGCCATGGATCGCCGCCGCCGCGATCAGCAAGTACGGCGATCCGGTGACCGATGCGGCACTGCTGCACGACCTGTCCCCGATCCACCAGATCGACCGGCTCCGGGCGCCGCTGCTGGTCGTCCACGGCGAGAACGACACCAACGTCCCGGTGATCGAGGCGGAGCAGGTGGTGGCGGCGCTCGCCGCCCGCGGCCTGCCGCACCGCTACCTGCTCTTTCCCGGGGAGGGGCACGAACTGCTGCACCAGACGTCCCGCGCCACCTTTCTCAGGGAGACGCTCGACTGGCTGACCGAGCATCTGCTCACCTGA
- a CDS encoding N-acetylglutaminylglutamine amidotransferase → MCGIAGEIRYGERPADAEAVRRMLPVLESRGPDGEGLWEHGRIVLGHRRLKIIDLSDAGRQPMTDPDLGLTVVFNGCVYNYRELREELRGYGYRFFSTSDTEVILKAYHRWGADCVTRFFGMFAFAVAEHDSGTVTLARDRLGIKPLYLAETPGRLRFASTLPALLAAGGVDTTLDKVALQHYMTFHSVVPAPRTIVAGIRKLPPATVRVVKADGTVTDRCYWTAAFHRTRALADNEWAAAVRETLGLAVRRRMVADVPVGVLLSGGLDSSFIVALLAQQGQQGLTTFSIGFEAGGGESGDEFRYSDLIAKEFGTEHHQIRIGRDRFLPAVDRTVAAMSEPMVSHDCVAFHLLSEDVAKQVTVVQSGQGADEILAGYSWYPPLAGVPRDRAVEAYAAEFFDRPHAELAGQLSPAWHLDRDHATEFVAESFGQPGAETAVDAALRLDSQVMLVDDPVKRVDNMTMAWGLEARVPFLDHELVELAAACPPALKLASGGKGVLKDAARGLVPDEVIDRTKGYFPVPGIRHLEGPMLAKVRDALLAPEARARGLFRPEYVAALLADPNTPRTTLGANQLWQLALLEMWLQDKKL, encoded by the coding sequence ATGTGCGGAATAGCCGGAGAGATCCGGTACGGCGAGCGGCCCGCGGACGCCGAGGCGGTCCGGCGGATGCTGCCCGTCCTGGAGTCACGCGGCCCGGACGGGGAGGGACTCTGGGAACACGGCCGGATCGTCCTCGGCCATCGCCGCCTGAAGATCATCGACCTGAGCGACGCCGGCCGGCAGCCGATGACCGATCCTGATCTCGGCCTGACGGTGGTCTTCAACGGCTGCGTCTACAACTACCGCGAGCTTCGCGAGGAGCTGCGCGGGTACGGCTACCGGTTCTTCTCCACGTCGGACACCGAGGTGATCCTGAAGGCGTACCACCGATGGGGTGCCGACTGTGTCACCCGGTTCTTCGGGATGTTCGCCTTCGCGGTGGCCGAGCACGACAGCGGGACCGTCACGCTGGCCCGCGACCGGCTCGGGATCAAGCCGCTCTACCTGGCCGAGACGCCGGGACGGCTGCGGTTCGCCTCCACGCTGCCGGCCCTGCTCGCCGCCGGCGGGGTGGACACCACGCTGGACAAGGTGGCGCTGCAGCACTACATGACGTTCCACTCGGTGGTGCCGGCGCCGCGGACCATCGTCGCCGGGATCCGGAAACTGCCGCCGGCCACGGTGCGGGTGGTCAAGGCGGACGGGACGGTGACGGATCGGTGCTACTGGACGGCCGCTTTTCACCGTACGCGAGCCTTGGCGGACAACGAGTGGGCCGCAGCCGTGCGGGAAACGCTGGGTCTCGCCGTGCGGCGGCGCATGGTCGCCGACGTGCCGGTGGGGGTGCTGCTCTCCGGCGGCCTGGACTCCAGCTTCATCGTGGCCCTGCTGGCGCAGCAGGGGCAGCAGGGGCTGACCACGTTCAGCATCGGATTCGAGGCGGGTGGCGGCGAGAGCGGCGACGAGTTCCGCTACTCGGATCTGATCGCGAAGGAGTTCGGTACCGAGCACCATCAGATCAGGATCGGACGAGATCGGTTCCTGCCGGCGGTGGACCGGACGGTGGCGGCGATGAGCGAGCCGATGGTCAGCCACGACTGCGTCGCCTTCCACCTGCTCAGCGAGGACGTGGCGAAGCAGGTCACCGTGGTGCAGTCGGGGCAGGGCGCGGACGAGATCCTCGCCGGTTACAGCTGGTACCCGCCGCTCGCCGGGGTGCCTCGCGACCGGGCCGTCGAGGCGTACGCGGCGGAGTTCTTCGACAGGCCGCACGCCGAGCTCGCCGGGCAGCTCAGCCCGGCCTGGCACCTCGACCGGGACCATGCCACGGAGTTCGTCGCGGAGAGTTTCGGGCAGCCCGGTGCGGAGACCGCCGTCGACGCGGCGCTGCGCCTCGACTCGCAGGTGATGCTGGTGGACGATCCGGTCAAGCGGGTCGACAACATGACGATGGCGTGGGGGCTGGAGGCGCGCGTACCGTTCCTCGACCACGAGCTGGTGGAGCTGGCCGCGGCCTGCCCGCCCGCGCTCAAGCTGGCCTCGGGCGGCAAGGGCGTGCTCAAGGACGCGGCCCGCGGGCTGGTGCCGGACGAGGTGATCGACCGGACGAAGGGATATTTCCCGGTACCGGGCATCCGGCACCTGGAAGGCCCGATGCTGGCGAAGGTGCGCGACGCGCTGCTCGCGCCGGAGGCCCGCGCCCGCGGGCTGTTCCGGCCGGAGTACGTCGCGGCGCTGCTGGCCGACCCGAACACCCCGCGGACCACACTCGGGGCGAACCAGCTGTGGCAGCTCGCGCTGCTGGAGATGTGGTTGCAGGACAAGAAGCTCTAG
- a CDS encoding bifunctional SulP family inorganic anion transporter/carbonic anhydrase encodes MSDLTQLLRRDLPASIVVFLIAIPLSLGIAAASGAPLFAGLVAAVVGGVVAGALGGAPLQVSGPAAGLTVIVAGAVADFGFAGTAAIVAVAGIVQILLGASRLGRAALALSPAVVHGMLAGIGLVIALGQVHVLLGGAPQSSAWRNLRELPGQIATHHGLSAALGLLTIAILILWPRFVRISLLPAALVAVAGVTVLAHVTGADVERVRLPDEPLAELVTPAWPDAPLREITVAVLTIALVASVESLLSAVAVDRLHDGPRADLNRELVAQGAANTVSGLLGGLPVTGVIVRSSTNVAAGARSRASSIMHGVWVAGFVLFCAGLLERIPMAALAAVLIVVGLRLVSLAQIRTYARHRELPTYLVTALGVVAVDLLTGVLLGMVTAAVLILWRLTRCEIRTVERAPGQWLVTLGGTLAFIESARLTREFAALPAGQEVDVELHLDYLDHGAFETIRDWREAYRKAGGRVRIREVHDSWFSRATTGRLGEAKSTPRLLGSWSRWQSLDLQRRDAMAAGIAEFERTVAPLVRPQLAALARDGQRPEQLFITCADSRMVPNLITGSGPGDLFCVRNVGNLVPPHAAGDASVGAAVEYAVEVLGVTTITVCGHSGCGAVRALMSGAAVPGSSLGDWLSHAGTEFADPADEERCCTDNVLRQLANLRTYPVVRAAEQAGRLRLAGLYFDLAEARMYEVDPVLGARRPVHAPA; translated from the coding sequence ATGTCCGACTTGACGCAGTTGCTGCGCCGGGACTTGCCGGCGTCCATCGTCGTGTTCCTGATCGCCATCCCGTTGTCGCTGGGTATCGCGGCGGCCTCCGGGGCCCCGCTGTTCGCCGGCCTGGTCGCCGCCGTCGTGGGCGGCGTCGTCGCGGGCGCCCTGGGCGGCGCCCCTCTCCAGGTCAGCGGCCCGGCCGCCGGGCTGACCGTGATCGTGGCCGGCGCCGTCGCCGATTTCGGCTTCGCCGGCACCGCCGCCATCGTGGCCGTCGCCGGGATCGTCCAGATCCTGCTCGGTGCGTCCCGCCTGGGCCGCGCCGCCCTGGCCCTCTCACCCGCCGTCGTGCACGGCATGCTGGCCGGCATCGGCCTGGTCATCGCGCTCGGCCAGGTACACGTGCTGCTCGGCGGCGCGCCGCAGAGCTCGGCCTGGCGCAACCTGCGTGAGCTGCCCGGCCAGATCGCCACCCACCACGGCCTGTCCGCGGCGCTCGGCCTGCTCACCATCGCCATCCTGATCCTCTGGCCGCGCTTCGTCCGGATCTCGCTACTGCCGGCCGCCCTGGTCGCGGTGGCCGGCGTCACCGTGCTGGCGCATGTCACCGGTGCCGACGTGGAGCGGGTCCGGCTCCCCGACGAACCGCTCGCCGAGCTGGTCACCCCGGCCTGGCCGGACGCGCCGCTGCGCGAGATCACCGTCGCGGTGCTCACCATCGCGCTGGTCGCCAGCGTCGAGTCGCTGCTCTCCGCGGTGGCCGTGGACCGGCTGCACGACGGCCCGCGCGCCGACCTGAACCGCGAGCTGGTCGCCCAGGGCGCCGCCAACACCGTCTCCGGGCTGCTCGGCGGCCTGCCGGTGACCGGCGTGATCGTCCGCAGCTCGACGAACGTGGCGGCCGGCGCCCGGTCCCGCGCCTCGTCGATCATGCACGGCGTGTGGGTCGCCGGGTTCGTGCTGTTCTGCGCCGGCCTGCTGGAACGCATCCCGATGGCGGCGCTGGCCGCGGTGCTGATCGTGGTCGGCCTGCGGCTGGTGAGCCTGGCGCAGATCCGCACCTACGCCCGGCACCGGGAGCTGCCCACCTACCTGGTCACCGCGCTCGGCGTGGTCGCTGTCGACCTGCTCACCGGGGTCCTGCTCGGCATGGTCACCGCGGCCGTGCTGATCCTCTGGCGGCTCACCCGCTGCGAGATCCGGACCGTCGAGCGGGCGCCCGGCCAGTGGCTGGTCACCCTCGGCGGCACCCTCGCGTTCATCGAGTCGGCCCGGCTGACCAGGGAGTTCGCCGCGCTGCCGGCGGGCCAGGAGGTGGACGTCGAGCTGCACCTGGACTACCTCGACCACGGCGCGTTCGAGACGATCCGGGACTGGCGGGAGGCCTACCGGAAGGCCGGCGGCCGGGTGCGGATCCGGGAGGTGCACGACTCGTGGTTCTCCCGGGCCACCACCGGCCGGCTGGGCGAGGCGAAGAGCACGCCCCGCCTGCTCGGCTCCTGGTCCCGCTGGCAGAGCCTGGACCTGCAACGCCGGGACGCCATGGCGGCCGGCATCGCCGAGTTCGAGCGCACCGTGGCCCCGCTGGTCCGCCCGCAGCTGGCCGCCCTGGCCCGCGACGGCCAGCGCCCCGAGCAGCTCTTCATCACCTGCGCCGACTCCCGGATGGTGCCCAACCTGATCACCGGCAGCGGCCCGGGCGACCTGTTCTGCGTCCGCAACGTCGGCAATCTGGTCCCGCCGCACGCGGCCGGCGACGCCTCGGTCGGCGCCGCCGTGGAGTACGCCGTCGAGGTTCTCGGCGTCACCACCATCACCGTCTGCGGCCATTCCGGCTGCGGCGCCGTCCGCGCGCTGATGTCCGGCGCCGCCGTCCCGGGCTCGTCCCTGGGCGACTGGCTGTCGCACGCCGGCACCGAGTTCGCCGACCCGGCCGACGAGGAGCGCTGCTGCACCGACAACGTCCTCCGGCAGCTGGCCAACCTGCGTACCTACCCGGTGGTCCGGGCCGCCGAGCAGGCCGGCCGTCTCCGCCTGGCCGGCCTGTACTTCGACCTCGCCGAGGCCCGGATGTACGAGGTGGACCCGGTGCTGGGCGCCCGCCGTCCGGTGCACGCCCCGGCCTGA
- a CDS encoding NAD-dependent epimerase/dehydratase family protein produces MGSVVVITGSAGLIGSESVRHFAALGMDVVGVDNDMRGYFFGADGSTKWNLERMTKEIGDRYTHYSLDIRDREGLGRLFAQYGKNIGLVIHAAAQPSHDWAAREPYTDFDVNAVGTLNMLESARRHAIDAPFIFTSTNKVYGDTPNSLPLVERETRWELPEDHKWYQGIDETMTIDSSLHSIFGASKVAADVMVQEYGRYFGMPTAVFRGGTLTGPGHSAAELHGFLAYVMRCVMEQRKYRIFGYKGKQVRDAIHSHDLVSAFEAFQKAPRVAEIYNMGGGRTSNCSVLEAFQLASEIAGLPADTEYVPENRTGDHQWWISSTARFEEHYPDWKVTYDVPMILRDMYESNKDVWKA; encoded by the coding sequence ATGGGCAGCGTCGTCGTCATCACCGGCTCGGCCGGTCTGATCGGTTCCGAGTCGGTCCGCCACTTCGCCGCCCTCGGCATGGACGTGGTCGGTGTCGACAACGACATGCGCGGCTACTTCTTCGGCGCCGACGGCTCCACCAAGTGGAACCTGGAGCGGATGACCAAGGAGATCGGCGACCGGTACACCCACTACTCGCTGGACATCCGCGACCGGGAGGGCCTGGGCCGGCTCTTCGCCCAGTACGGGAAGAACATCGGCCTGGTCATCCACGCCGCCGCGCAGCCGAGCCACGACTGGGCGGCCCGCGAGCCGTACACCGACTTCGACGTGAACGCTGTCGGCACGCTGAACATGCTGGAGTCGGCCCGCCGGCATGCCATCGACGCGCCGTTCATCTTCACCTCCACCAACAAGGTGTACGGCGACACGCCGAACTCGCTGCCGCTGGTCGAGCGGGAGACCCGCTGGGAGCTGCCCGAGGACCACAAGTGGTACCAGGGCATCGACGAGACGATGACCATCGACAGCAGCCTGCACTCGATCTTCGGGGCCAGCAAGGTCGCCGCCGACGTGATGGTGCAGGAGTACGGGCGGTACTTCGGCATGCCGACAGCGGTGTTCCGTGGTGGCACCCTGACCGGCCCGGGGCACTCCGCCGCCGAGCTGCACGGCTTCCTGGCGTACGTGATGCGGTGCGTCATGGAGCAGCGCAAGTACCGGATCTTCGGGTACAAGGGCAAGCAGGTCCGCGACGCGATCCACTCGCACGACCTGGTGTCCGCGTTCGAGGCGTTCCAGAAGGCGCCGCGGGTCGCCGAGATCTACAACATGGGCGGCGGGCGTACCTCGAACTGCTCCGTGCTGGAGGCGTTCCAGCTGGCCTCGGAGATCGCCGGGCTGCCCGCCGACACCGAGTACGTGCCGGAGAACCGGACCGGCGACCACCAGTGGTGGATCAGCAGCACGGCCCGGTTCGAGGAGCACTACCCGGACTGGAAGGTGACCTACGACGTGCCGATGATCCTGCGCGACATGTACGAGTCGAACAAGGACGTCTGGAAGGCGTGA
- a CDS encoding amidohydrolase family protein, with the protein MSEDATPGPCGGAGCGGQGCFSRTARAAGDCAPRPTVTEVPDPREDRRIGWLAADTVWWGGRLRRGVVLRSGADGTVKPVPAEMAPADGVRRFPGTLLPGLVDAHVHSALVDLGTVRAGGIAAVWDLGGEPGAVAALASRTDAGLPRIRYAGPFLIAPGGYPSDRAWAPAGSWREIASAADAGAAVAGAWSAGATLIKVTAHAGGPLLPQPVLRALVDAAHAAGLPVVVHAEGPGTVAAAFEAGADLLAHTPWTEALPDALVRACATRMTWISTLDIHGWGDPDPAREVAVGNLRRFVEHGGKVRYGTDLGNGPLPPGVNSRELRALRSAGLAPDEILTAMTEPDHPEITWLPGGLDLSPAGFADSLATARVLDDAVRPRSA; encoded by the coding sequence GCGAGGACGCCACCCCGGGACCGTGCGGCGGTGCGGGCTGCGGCGGCCAGGGGTGCTTCTCGCGTACGGCCCGGGCTGCCGGTGACTGCGCGCCGCGCCCGACGGTGACCGAGGTACCCGACCCGCGCGAGGACCGGCGGATCGGCTGGCTGGCCGCCGACACCGTCTGGTGGGGCGGCCGGCTCCGCAGGGGCGTGGTCCTGCGGTCCGGTGCGGACGGCACGGTGAAGCCGGTGCCGGCCGAGATGGCGCCGGCGGACGGTGTCCGGCGCTTCCCGGGCACGCTGCTTCCCGGGCTGGTCGACGCGCACGTCCACTCCGCGCTGGTCGACCTCGGCACGGTGCGGGCCGGGGGCATCGCCGCCGTCTGGGACCTGGGCGGCGAGCCCGGGGCGGTCGCCGCGCTCGCCTCCCGGACCGACGCGGGGCTGCCGCGGATCCGGTATGCGGGACCGTTCCTGATCGCGCCCGGCGGCTACCCGAGCGACCGGGCCTGGGCGCCGGCCGGCAGCTGGCGGGAGATCGCCTCGGCGGCGGACGCCGGTGCCGCGGTGGCCGGCGCCTGGTCGGCCGGCGCGACCCTGATCAAGGTGACCGCGCACGCCGGCGGTCCCCTGCTACCGCAGCCGGTGCTGCGCGCGCTGGTCGACGCCGCGCACGCCGCCGGGCTGCCGGTCGTGGTGCACGCCGAGGGCCCGGGCACGGTGGCCGCCGCGTTCGAGGCCGGCGCCGATCTGCTCGCGCACACCCCGTGGACCGAGGCGCTGCCGGACGCCCTGGTCCGCGCCTGCGCCACCAGGATGACCTGGATCAGCACCCTGGACATCCACGGCTGGGGCGATCCCGACCCGGCCCGGGAGGTGGCCGTCGGCAACCTGCGGCGGTTCGTCGAGCACGGCGGCAAGGTCCGGTACGGTACCGACCTCGGCAACGGCCCGCTGCCGCCCGGGGTCAACAGCCGTGAGCTGCGCGCGCTGCGCTCGGCCGGGCTGGCCCCCGACGAGATCCTCACCGCCATGACCGAGCCGGACCACCCGGAGATCACCTGGCTGCCCGGTGGCCTCGACCTGTCCCCGGCGGGCTTCGCCGACTCGCTGGCCACCGCCCGCGTCCTCGACGACGCGGTCCGGCCCCGCTCCGCCTGA